The Aureispira anguillae genome contains a region encoding:
- a CDS encoding rhomboid family intramembrane serine protease → MALKIRYNSPVVLTFSLVCIAVYFADLVFSVGASPESVGPITSNFFMLPGNFDWANPMNYVRLLSYTMGHANQAHIMGNMSIFLLIAPIMEEKYGSRRILLMMVLTALITGVLQIMLFSSGLLGASGIVFMFIVLVSFADVRKGTIPLTFILVVLFFIGQEVVHSLQDNQVSEYAHIMGGIMGGIFGMFFKENQPSINTSNQTVASDLLDN, encoded by the coding sequence ATGGCTTTAAAAATAAGATATAATTCTCCTGTAGTACTTACCTTTTCTCTGGTTTGTATTGCCGTTTATTTTGCAGATTTAGTTTTTTCGGTAGGTGCTAGTCCAGAATCTGTAGGACCAATTACCTCCAACTTTTTCATGTTACCAGGCAATTTTGATTGGGCTAACCCTATGAATTATGTTCGTTTATTAAGTTATACCATGGGGCATGCCAACCAAGCTCACATCATGGGAAACATGTCTATTTTCTTGCTTATTGCGCCTATAATGGAGGAGAAGTATGGGAGTCGTAGAATATTATTAATGATGGTTTTAACGGCTCTTATCACAGGGGTTTTACAAATTATGCTGTTCAGTTCAGGCTTATTAGGAGCAAGCGGAATCGTTTTTATGTTTATTGTTTTGGTTTCTTTTGCTGATGTCAGAAAAGGTACAATTCCTTTGACCTTTATCTTGGTTGTTTTATTTTTTATTGGTCAAGAGGTTGTTCACAGTTTGCAAGATAACCAAGTCTCTGAGTATGCACATATAATGGGAGGTATAATGGGAGGTATTTTTGGAATGTTTTTTAAAGAAAATCAACCTAGTATCAATACTTCTAACCAAACTGTAGCTAGCGACCTATTAGATAATTAA
- a CDS encoding AI-2E family transporter, which produces MQPVLLKYSRYIGVLVSLTLIGLLIYYFSDIVTWVVLAWVISLLGSPLMKLMGKVRYKNWELPNSIRALIVLLLFYSIFGLLFYIFVPVIVQQGRNLAGVDYTAIVESLEEPIAHFNDWLIEKGLSEGELSNYSPIDSTQNSLTEIDTFTSNHSPAVQPIIKTTTVNIDSLLLQNGDTIPQTNINLNIALNIDPPSSPQQDSTLAISPLDTPFEQLRKKMFAYVSPSQIITRTVMYLVGFFGNFMVLFTSVTFIAFFFLKDEKLFGRALKTVIPNQQKEETDTALYQIKQLLTRYFSGILFQITLITLYVTLLLSFFGIPNAFLIAFFAAIINVIPYLGPVIGTLFAMLVIISSNLDVSFYVVTLPMLIKVMGVFASMQIVDGFILQPYIFSNSVSAHPLEIFIVVVVGAKLGGITGMVVAIPAYTIIRVIASVFLKEFQLVQKLTQSIKQEGKDKEHLGENVDIEVES; this is translated from the coding sequence ATGCAACCTGTACTTCTAAAATATTCACGTTATATCGGCGTTTTGGTATCTCTTACTTTAATAGGCCTACTCATCTATTATTTTAGCGATATTGTTACATGGGTTGTTTTGGCTTGGGTCATATCATTGCTTGGCTCTCCACTCATGAAATTAATGGGAAAAGTTCGCTACAAAAATTGGGAACTGCCCAATAGCATCCGAGCCTTGATTGTTTTACTCTTATTTTACAGCATTTTTGGTTTATTGTTTTACATCTTTGTTCCTGTGATTGTACAACAAGGGCGGAATTTGGCAGGGGTTGATTATACTGCAATTGTAGAAAGTTTGGAGGAACCCATTGCGCACTTTAACGATTGGCTAATCGAAAAGGGGCTATCAGAAGGCGAGTTGTCCAATTATTCTCCCATAGATAGTACTCAGAATTCCCTAACAGAAATTGATACCTTCACTAGTAATCATTCTCCTGCTGTTCAACCAATTATTAAGACAACAACAGTCAATATAGATTCTTTATTATTACAAAATGGAGATACGATTCCCCAAACCAATATCAACTTAAACATTGCGCTTAATATAGATCCTCCCTCTTCTCCTCAACAGGATAGTACCCTAGCTATTTCGCCTTTAGATACTCCTTTTGAGCAATTGCGAAAAAAAATGTTTGCCTATGTTAGTCCTTCTCAAATCATCACTCGAACAGTAATGTATTTGGTTGGCTTCTTTGGTAATTTTATGGTGTTGTTTACTTCGGTAACCTTTATTGCTTTCTTTTTTCTAAAAGATGAAAAACTATTTGGTCGAGCCTTAAAAACAGTCATTCCTAATCAACAAAAAGAGGAGACAGACACGGCACTGTACCAAATCAAACAACTGCTAACTCGCTATTTTAGTGGCATTTTGTTTCAAATTACGCTCATTACCTTATATGTGACACTCTTATTGTCATTCTTTGGTATTCCTAACGCCTTTTTAATTGCATTTTTTGCAGCTATAATTAATGTCATCCCCTATCTTGGTCCAGTGATTGGCACTTTGTTCGCTATGTTGGTTATTATTAGTTCGAACCTTGATGTTAGTTTTTATGTTGTTACCTTGCCTATGCTTATTAAAGTAATGGGAGTTTTTGCATCTATGCAAATTGTTGATGGGTTTATCTTACAGCCTTATATTTTTTCCAATAGTGTTTCTGCACATCCTTTGGAAATTTTTATCGTTGTGGTCGTTGGAGCTAAACTAGGAGGTATTACAGGAATGGTCGTTGCGATCCCTGCCTATACCATCATCCGAGTTATTGCCTCTGTATTTTTAAAAGAGTTTCAATTGGTTCAAAAATTGACACAAAGTATTAAGCAGGAAGGAAAAGACAAAGAACACCTTGGAGAGAATGTTGATATTGAAGTAGAGAGTTAG